The following proteins are co-located in the Tolypothrix sp. NIES-4075 genome:
- the cax gene encoding calcium/proton exchanger → MSGKNILFLVLLLFIPVSLAAEFFKWGELIVFITAALAILPLAAWMGTATEEIAVVVGPTLGGLLNATFGNATELIIALIALKAGLVNVVKASITGSIIGNLLLVMGLSMLLGGLRYKEQTFQPIVARVNAASMNLAVIAILLPTAMNVTSVGISQQTVENFSLAVAIVLIVVYALTLLFSMKTHAYLYEVGLVESEEIHTKPNVWLWSGVLLACTLLVALESEMLVDSLEVATSQLGLTPLFTGVILVPIVGNAAEHATAVTVAMKDKMDLSVSVAVGSSMQIALFVAPVLVVAGRIFGQPMDLNFNPFELVAVAVSVLIANSISSDGKSNWLEGTLLLAAYTVLGFAFYFHPVIDGMG, encoded by the coding sequence TTTCCTTAGCAGCGGAATTTTTCAAGTGGGGAGAGTTGATAGTTTTCATCACCGCTGCACTAGCGATTTTGCCGTTAGCAGCTTGGATGGGTACAGCTACAGAAGAAATTGCTGTGGTAGTTGGTCCAACGCTAGGAGGATTATTAAACGCCACCTTTGGTAACGCCACAGAATTGATCATTGCTTTAATTGCCCTAAAAGCTGGGTTGGTAAATGTAGTCAAAGCCAGTATAACCGGCTCGATTATTGGCAACTTACTACTTGTGATGGGTCTTTCTATGCTGTTGGGAGGACTTCGCTACAAAGAACAGACATTTCAGCCAATTGTAGCGCGGGTAAATGCTGCTTCGATGAATTTGGCAGTGATTGCGATTTTGCTGCCAACAGCGATGAACGTAACTTCTGTTGGAATTAGTCAACAAACCGTAGAAAATTTTTCGCTTGCGGTGGCAATAGTATTAATCGTGGTTTACGCTTTGACGTTGCTATTTTCGATGAAAACCCACGCTTATCTTTATGAGGTCGGTTTAGTCGAGTCTGAGGAAATTCATACCAAGCCCAATGTTTGGTTGTGGAGTGGAGTGCTTCTAGCGTGTACTCTATTAGTGGCGCTTGAGTCAGAAATGCTGGTAGATTCTTTAGAAGTAGCCACATCCCAGCTAGGTTTGACACCACTGTTTACAGGGGTGATTTTGGTTCCCATCGTCGGTAACGCCGCTGAACATGCTACCGCAGTTACCGTGGCAATGAAAGATAAGATGGATCTTTCTGTTTCCGTGGCTGTGGGATCGAGTATGCAGATTGCTTTATTTGTCGCTCCTGTTTTAGTGGTAGCAGGGCGAATATTCGGTCAGCCAATGGATTTAAATTTTAATCCCTTTGAATTAGTGGCTGTGGCTGTATCGGTGTTAATTGCAAATTCTATTAGTTCTGATGGAAAATCTAATTGGCTAGAAGGCACATTACTATTAGCCGCTTATACAGTGTTAGGGTTCGCTTTCTACTTTCATCCCGTAATCGATGGCATGGGTTAG